The Corallococcus exiguus genome has a window encoding:
- a CDS encoding alpha/beta fold hydrolase codes for MDLMGGMQEAMRRVLVARGVESETVNVGGQAVHHYALEGQGKGPPVVLVHGLGGSANGFGRTFFGLAKRFSRVLAPDLPGHGFSGEYCGGPTCVQGQFDVLRAYFEQVVKAPALVVGNSLGGAMAVNLASEHSAWVKALALVAPAGAELTPQALAALLGHFAVKSSADVRALTRKLFHRPPLGALLLAPALSRLYTTPTVQALAADALATQASIAPQAVRDLKMPVLFLWGGSERLLPPEILAWYRQHLPAQAEVHVVEGFGHVPQMERPDAFVSHLVGFADRARL; via the coding sequence GTGGACCTGATGGGTGGGATGCAGGAAGCGATGCGCCGCGTGCTGGTGGCGCGGGGTGTGGAGTCGGAGACGGTGAACGTGGGTGGGCAGGCGGTGCACCACTACGCGCTGGAGGGGCAGGGCAAGGGTCCGCCGGTGGTGCTGGTGCACGGGCTGGGCGGGTCCGCCAACGGCTTCGGGCGCACGTTCTTCGGGCTGGCGAAGCGCTTCTCCCGCGTGCTCGCGCCGGACCTGCCGGGCCACGGCTTCTCTGGCGAGTACTGCGGCGGCCCCACCTGCGTGCAGGGCCAGTTCGACGTGCTGCGCGCCTACTTCGAACAGGTGGTGAAGGCGCCCGCCCTCGTGGTGGGCAACTCGCTGGGCGGGGCCATGGCCGTCAACCTGGCCTCCGAGCATTCCGCCTGGGTGAAGGCGCTGGCGCTGGTGGCCCCCGCGGGCGCGGAGCTGACGCCGCAGGCGCTGGCGGCGCTGCTGGGGCACTTCGCGGTGAAGTCGAGCGCGGATGTCCGCGCCCTGACGCGCAAGCTCTTCCACCGGCCGCCCCTGGGCGCGCTGCTGCTCGCGCCGGCGCTGAGCAGGCTCTACACGACGCCCACGGTGCAGGCGCTGGCGGCGGATGCGCTCGCGACGCAGGCGAGCATCGCGCCCCAGGCGGTGCGGGATTTGAAGATGCCGGTGCTTTTCCTCTGGGGCGGCAGCGAGCGGCTCCTGCCCCCGGAAATCCTCGCCTGGTACCGGCAGCACCTGCCCGCCCAGGCGGAGGTGCACGTGGTGGAGGGCTTCGGCCACGTGCCGCAGATGGAGCGGCCGGACGCGTTCGTGTCCCACCTGGTGGGCTTCGCGGACCGGGCTCGCCTCTAA
- a CDS encoding murein hydrolase activator EnvC family protein has protein sequence MRRLVWLMALLGASAAFAQPDEESERAAIREKLTAQRATLALVEAKKLSVLEGMELMEDMAAFSRRRVRALEGDLNLFRRRVALAEREEAVLREALRAQLRRLSPRLRTLYRLQRRRPLEVLLSADDFAALMWRARALEASMAGDLELLRTVQHVATLQRQATLELKRLHTSLSQRVAFLQQQSKQAQAQQEALEEVVGKLAGEAELAKRAVRELEGADAELTRMLVDLHEAPATSGFGALKGKLPRPVTGIVEVGFGRVVNPRFNTVTVQKGVDIRAAAGTPVHAVAEGTVVYAGWLRGYGNLLIVDHGDDFHTLVAHLSTIAVAVGARVTPGDVVGEVGDTGSLKGAYLYFEVRRAGQAVDPAPWLAPATAAAGTP, from the coding sequence ATGAGACGGCTCGTCTGGCTCATGGCGCTGTTGGGCGCGAGCGCCGCGTTCGCCCAGCCGGACGAGGAGTCGGAGCGCGCGGCCATCCGCGAGAAGCTGACCGCGCAGCGCGCCACGCTGGCCCTGGTGGAGGCGAAGAAGCTCTCCGTGCTGGAGGGCATGGAGCTGATGGAGGACATGGCCGCCTTCTCCCGCCGCCGCGTGCGCGCGCTGGAGGGCGACCTGAACCTCTTCCGCCGCCGCGTCGCGCTGGCCGAGCGTGAGGAGGCCGTGCTGCGCGAAGCCCTGCGCGCCCAGCTGCGCCGGCTGTCCCCGCGTCTGCGCACCCTGTACCGGCTCCAGCGCCGCCGCCCGCTGGAGGTGCTCCTGTCCGCGGACGACTTCGCCGCGCTCATGTGGCGCGCCCGCGCGCTGGAGGCCAGCATGGCGGGCGACCTGGAGCTGCTGCGCACCGTGCAGCACGTGGCGACCCTCCAGCGGCAGGCGACGCTGGAGCTGAAGCGGCTGCACACCTCGCTGTCGCAGCGCGTGGCCTTCCTCCAGCAACAGTCGAAGCAGGCCCAGGCGCAGCAGGAGGCGCTGGAGGAGGTGGTGGGGAAGCTGGCCGGCGAAGCGGAGCTGGCGAAGCGCGCCGTGCGCGAGTTGGAAGGCGCGGACGCGGAGCTCACCCGCATGCTGGTGGACCTGCACGAGGCCCCCGCGACGAGCGGCTTCGGCGCCCTGAAGGGCAAGCTGCCCCGGCCCGTGACGGGCATCGTGGAGGTGGGCTTTGGCCGCGTGGTGAACCCGCGCTTCAACACCGTCACCGTGCAGAAGGGCGTGGACATCCGCGCCGCGGCGGGCACCCCCGTGCACGCGGTGGCCGAGGGCACCGTCGTCTACGCGGGCTGGCTGCGCGGCTACGGCAACCTGCTCATCGTCGACCACGGCGACGACTTCCACACCCTGGTCGCCCACCTCTCCACCATCGCCGTCGCCGTGGGCGCGCGGGTGACCCCGGGCGACGTGGTGGGGGAGGTGGGAGACACCGGCTCCCTCAAGGGCGCCTACCTGTACTTCGAGGTCCGCCGCGCCGGGCAGGCCGTCGACCCCGCCCCCTGGCTCGCCCCCGCGACCGCCGCCGCCGGGACGCCCTGA
- a CDS encoding cell division protein FtsX, whose translation MSVLSKVAYFWRSAAGGLKHAPFVHFIAVSTIAIALFAAGLARGASHVVDNLLASLGGEVEVTLYLAPQLGEDEVHGVHTRVVELSHGEVTVVPPEAALKRLKQELGDLGEALSELPENPLPATLELRVPEARRSPAALSALAKELRALPGVTGVDYGEAAVERLSAIARALSFGALVALVVVLGTTIVIVAATLQLAIYSRREEIEIQKLVGATDRFVKAPFLLEGLLQGLLGALVAVGGLWLFGRLLGPTLGSLFAFLLGPGVAAPWVETRTALELLAAGCALGLGGSFVAVGRFLRV comes from the coding sequence ATGAGCGTGCTGTCGAAGGTGGCCTACTTCTGGCGCTCGGCGGCCGGGGGGCTGAAGCACGCGCCCTTCGTGCACTTCATCGCCGTGTCCACCATCGCCATCGCGCTGTTCGCGGCGGGGCTGGCGCGGGGCGCGTCGCACGTGGTGGACAACCTGCTCGCTTCGCTGGGCGGCGAGGTGGAGGTGACGCTCTACCTGGCGCCGCAGCTGGGTGAAGACGAGGTGCACGGCGTCCACACGCGCGTGGTGGAGCTGAGCCACGGCGAGGTGACGGTGGTGCCGCCGGAAGCGGCGCTGAAGCGGCTCAAGCAGGAGCTGGGCGACCTGGGCGAGGCGCTGTCGGAGCTGCCGGAGAACCCGCTGCCCGCGACGCTGGAGCTGCGCGTGCCGGAGGCGCGTCGTTCCCCCGCGGCGCTGTCGGCCCTGGCCAAGGAGCTGCGCGCGCTGCCCGGCGTCACCGGCGTGGACTACGGGGAGGCCGCGGTGGAGCGGCTGTCCGCCATCGCCCGCGCGCTGAGCTTCGGGGCGCTGGTGGCGCTGGTGGTGGTGCTGGGGACGACCATCGTCATCGTCGCGGCCACGCTCCAGCTGGCCATCTATTCGCGGCGCGAGGAGATTGAAATCCAGAAGCTGGTGGGCGCCACCGACCGCTTCGTGAAGGCGCCGTTCCTCCTGGAGGGACTGCTTCAGGGGCTGTTGGGCGCGCTGGTGGCGGTGGGCGGGCTGTGGCTGTTCGGCCGGCTCCTGGGGCCCACGCTGGGCTCGCTCTTCGCGTTCCTCCTGGGGCCGGGCGTGGCCGCGCCGTGGGTGGAGACGCGCACCGCGCTGGAGTTGCTCGCGGCCGGCTGCGCGCTGGGCCTGGGCGGCAGCTTCGTCGCGGTGGGGCGCTTCCTGCGCGTATGA